The Pectobacterium wasabiae CFBP 3304 DNA segment ATGCCACGCCAGAACAAACATTTAGCCAGGCGGCAGAACTGATGCGTGCCGGTGCGAATATGGTCAAGCTGGAAGGTGGAAGCTGGCTTGCCCCAACGGTAAAAATGCTGACTGAACGGGCCGTACCCGTTTGCGGTCATCTGGGCCTGACGCCGCAGTCCGTTAATATCTTCGGTGGCTATAAAATTCAGGGCCGCAGCGAAACCGATGCCAACCAGTTGCTGGCTGATGCTCTGGCGTTAGAAGACGCTGGCGCGCAGTTGCTTGTACTAGAATGCGTGCCTGTCGCGCTGGCTAAACGCGTAACGGATGCGCTGTCGATTCCGGTGATCGGTATTGGCGCAGGCAATGTTACCGACGGGCAGATTCTCGTCATGCATGATGCCTTCGGCATAACTGGCGACAACACGCCTAAGTTCGCCAAGAACTTTCTGGCGCAAAGCGGTGATATTCGTGCAGCGGCACGCCTGTATGTACAGGAAGTCGAACAGGGTCTCTATCCAGCCGAAGCGCATTCATTTCATTGAGAACACTCGTTTCATTAAAGAACGAGCACTCCATTAACCGGGCTATTTTTAGGAGTACGGGTGTGTTAATTATCGAAACCCCTCTGCTGCTGCGTCGCGAAATTCGTCGCTGGCGTCAGGAAGGGAAACGCATTGCTTTGGTTCCCACTATGGGCAATTTGCACGACGGGCATATGACGCTAGTCGATGAAGCCAGAGCGCGCGCTGACATCGTTATTGTCAGCATTTTTGTCAATCCCATGCAGTTTGAGCGGCCAGATGATTTAGCCCGCTACCCACGGACGTTGCAGGAAGATTGCGAGAAATTGAACCGCCGTGGTGCCGATCTGGTTTTCGCACCGAGCCCGGATGTGGTATACCCAAATGGACTGGAATCGCAAACGTTTGTCGATGTACCCGGCCTGTCTGCTATGTT contains these protein-coding regions:
- the panB gene encoding 3-methyl-2-oxobutanoate hydroxymethyltransferase, translated to MKPTTISHLRQWKQEQRKFATITAYDASFSRLFFEQGIRVMLVGDSLGMTVQGHDSTLPVTTHDIVYHTQCVRRGAPLALVLSDMPFMTYATPEQTFSQAAELMRAGANMVKLEGGSWLAPTVKMLTERAVPVCGHLGLTPQSVNIFGGYKIQGRSETDANQLLADALALEDAGAQLLVLECVPVALAKRVTDALSIPVIGIGAGNVTDGQILVMHDAFGITGDNTPKFAKNFLAQSGDIRAAARLYVQEVEQGLYPAEAHSFH